A genome region from Chryseobacterium sp. G0186 includes the following:
- the dnaJ gene encoding molecular chaperone DnaJ: MSKRDYYEVLEISKSASADEIKKAYRKMAIKFHPDKNPGDKEAEEKFKEAAEAYEVLSDDQKRARYDQFGHAGMGGNGGFGGGGFGGGMNMEDIFSQFGDIFGGGFGGFGGGGGGRQQVKGSNLRIRIKLNLEEMVNGTHKTIKVKKMKMAEGATSKTCPTCNGSGVQLKVMNTMFGQMQTQTTCGTCQGIGKVADKIPAGANAQGLIKDEEEITINIPAGARDGIQLNVRGKGNDAPFGGTPGDLLVIIEEEVDQTIKREGDNLHQELYVSFAEAALGTKKEIPTVGGKVKITVDPGTQSGKILRLAGKGLPSIDSYGKGDMFIHINVWTPQKLTKEQKDFFEKQMSSGEMVAEPSGKEKTFFDKVKDLFN; the protein is encoded by the coding sequence ATGTCAAAAAGAGATTATTACGAGGTTCTTGAGATCAGCAAATCTGCATCGGCCGACGAAATAAAAAAAGCATACCGAAAAATGGCCATTAAATTTCACCCGGATAAAAATCCAGGAGATAAGGAGGCTGAGGAAAAATTCAAAGAAGCTGCGGAAGCTTATGAAGTACTAAGCGACGATCAGAAACGTGCCAGATATGACCAGTTCGGACATGCCGGAATGGGAGGTAACGGTGGTTTCGGAGGCGGAGGCTTCGGAGGCGGAATGAACATGGAAGATATCTTCAGTCAGTTTGGAGATATTTTCGGTGGTGGTTTCGGAGGATTCGGTGGTGGCGGCGGTGGTCGTCAGCAGGTGAAAGGTTCTAATTTAAGAATCAGAATCAAGCTGAACCTTGAGGAAATGGTCAACGGAACTCACAAAACCATTAAGGTTAAAAAAATGAAGATGGCGGAAGGAGCCACTTCAAAAACATGTCCTACCTGTAACGGTTCTGGTGTTCAGCTTAAAGTAATGAATACCATGTTTGGCCAAATGCAGACTCAAACTACCTGTGGTACTTGCCAGGGAATCGGAAAAGTTGCTGATAAAATTCCTGCAGGTGCTAATGCCCAGGGTCTTATCAAAGATGAAGAGGAAATCACGATCAATATTCCTGCGGGAGCCAGAGACGGAATTCAGCTTAATGTAAGAGGAAAAGGAAATGACGCTCCATTTGGAGGAACTCCAGGGGACTTATTGGTGATTATTGAAGAGGAAGTAGATCAAACCATCAAGAGAGAGGGCGATAATCTTCACCAGGAATTATACGTTTCTTTTGCAGAAGCTGCTTTAGGAACGAAAAAAGAAATTCCTACAGTAGGTGGAAAAGTGAAAATCACAGTTGATCCGGGAACACAATCCGGAAAGATCTTAAGGCTTGCCGGAAAAGGTCTTCCAAGTATTGACAGTTACGGAAAAGGTGACATGTTTATTCACATCAATGTTTGGACACCACAGAAGCTTACCAAGGAACAAAAGGATTTCTTTGAAAAGCAAATGTCCAGCGGAGAAATGGTTGCAGAACCATCCGGAAAGGAAAAAACTTTTTTTGATAAAGTAAAAGATTTATTCAATTAA
- a CDS encoding nucleotide exchange factor GrpE, with protein MMENQDINEESINNQEDNNVQNDTTSQDNVTATPSAEELLAEEKDRYIRLYAEFENYKKRTSKEKMEFFQYANQDMMVSMLGVLDDFERALKEIAKNGNPADLQGVELIYQKFKNKLTEKGLKAMEVRAGDSFNVDFHEAITQIPAPSEDLKGKIVDVIETGYTLSDKVIRFAKVVTGN; from the coding sequence ATTATGGAAAATCAGGATATTAACGAAGAAAGCATCAATAATCAGGAAGATAACAATGTTCAGAATGACACAACGTCTCAGGACAATGTGACAGCTACTCCTTCTGCAGAGGAACTTTTGGCAGAGGAAAAAGACCGTTACATCAGATTGTATGCTGAATTCGAAAACTATAAAAAAAGAACGTCTAAGGAAAAAATGGAGTTCTTCCAATATGCAAACCAGGATATGATGGTTTCTATGTTGGGAGTTTTGGATGATTTTGAAAGAGCATTAAAGGAAATTGCTAAAAACGGAAATCCAGCAGATCTACAAGGCGTAGAATTAATCTATCAAAAATTCAAAAATAAACTTACTGAGAAAGGCTTAAAAGCAATGGAAGTGAGAGCTGGAGACAGCTTCAACGTAGATTTCCATGAAGCCATCACTCAAATCCCTGCTCCATCAGAGGATCTAAAAGGGAAAATCGTAGATGTTATTGAAACAGGATATACTTTAAGTGATAAAGTAATCCGTTTTGCTAAAGTAGTAACAGGAAACTAA
- a CDS encoding Nramp family divalent metal transporter, translating into MNFNIKNAWRQDKTSHSLSEVYSSIKVPKKASFWRKYLAFAGPGLMIAVGYMDPGNWATDIAGGAQFGYTLLSVILISNIFAMVLQHLSVKLGVVAERDLAQACRDHFSPTTNFILWVFCEIAIAACDLAEVIGSAIALNLLFHIPLTWGIVITTVDVLIILLLQAKGFRWIESIVGGLIFIILACFIYEIVISQPAFNEILGGLVPQKEIITNPAMLYIAIGILGATVMPHNLYLHSSIVQTRDYTRDTEGKKEAIKFATLDSTVSLMLAFFINAAILILAAATFHTTGNEHVADIHDAYQMLTPILGASMASIAFAIALLASGQNSTLTGTLAGQIVMEGFLNIRLKPWLRRLITRLIAVIPALIVAILYGEQGTTDLLVLSQVILSMQLSFAVVPLVMFTNDKAKMGEFVNKPFLKTCVWIISIIIIVLNLYLLYQTFAGE; encoded by the coding sequence ATGAATTTCAATATAAAAAACGCTTGGCGTCAAGATAAAACATCTCATTCTTTATCAGAAGTTTATTCTTCGATTAAAGTCCCCAAAAAAGCCAGTTTTTGGAGGAAATATCTTGCTTTTGCAGGTCCAGGACTTATGATTGCCGTAGGATACATGGACCCTGGAAACTGGGCTACGGATATTGCCGGAGGAGCTCAGTTTGGGTATACATTACTTTCAGTGATACTTATATCCAATATTTTTGCAATGGTTTTACAGCATCTATCCGTAAAGCTAGGAGTTGTTGCAGAGAGAGACCTTGCACAGGCCTGTAGAGACCATTTCAGCCCTACCACCAATTTTATTCTTTGGGTATTCTGTGAAATAGCCATTGCCGCCTGTGATCTCGCCGAGGTCATCGGTTCAGCTATTGCCTTAAATTTATTATTTCATATTCCGCTTACCTGGGGAATTGTGATTACCACTGTGGATGTTTTAATTATTCTTTTACTTCAGGCAAAAGGATTCCGATGGATAGAGAGTATTGTAGGCGGATTAATCTTTATTATCCTCGCCTGTTTTATTTACGAGATTGTTATCTCTCAACCGGCTTTCAATGAAATCCTGGGTGGACTTGTTCCTCAGAAAGAAATCATTACAAATCCTGCGATGCTTTATATAGCCATCGGGATTTTAGGAGCCACTGTGATGCCACACAATTTATACCTTCACAGCAGTATTGTACAGACGAGGGATTATACCCGAGATACGGAAGGTAAAAAAGAAGCTATAAAGTTTGCAACCTTGGACAGTACAGTTTCCCTGATGCTGGCTTTCTTCATCAATGCAGCCATTTTAATCCTCGCTGCGGCTACTTTCCATACTACAGGAAACGAGCATGTTGCTGATATTCATGATGCCTATCAAATGCTTACCCCTATTTTGGGAGCTTCTATGGCAAGTATTGCATTTGCTATCGCTTTATTGGCTTCAGGACAAAATTCAACGCTTACGGGAACTCTTGCGGGCCAGATCGTGATGGAAGGTTTTCTTAACATCAGACTAAAGCCTTGGTTACGAAGACTAATTACAAGACTTATCGCTGTTATTCCTGCTTTAATTGTTGCTATTCTTTACGGAGAACAGGGAACCACTGATTTATTGGTTTTAAGCCAGGTGATCCTCTCTATGCAGCTAAGCTTTGCCGTCGTTCCGTTGGTAATGTTTACCAATGATAAGGCAAAAATGGGAGAATTTGTTAATAAACCATTTCTTAAGACTTGTGTCTGGATCATCTCAATCATTATCATTGTATTAAATCTTTATTTATTGTATCAGACATTCGCCGGAGAATAG
- a CDS encoding OmpA family protein — MSLNVIDLIKGQLGPALVSQAASQFGESESGISKAIGGLLPAVVGGLANNADNPGVVDAITKASSSGILGNLLGGSSNNPIITTLLSSLFGDKIGGLVNSIASFSGISNNSAGSLLNLVTGATVGTVGKYAADNNLGASGISGLLNDQKGIISSLLPAGLSLASFGLGAENWFGQAKETVSSVTSTAKDNIAEGVATARENVNEGAREIREQFNNNNNDNQGGGSIWKWLLPLLLLIAAGYFLWKQCEKKQTTTTMASSTDSTGTSADTASATTPATTATPAAKTDENIDLNGVMLKGYKGGMEDQMIGFLKSGGYKNAADDAALKDKWYDFDHVNFKMGSSTELEAGSQGQLDNLVAILKAFPESKIKIGGYTDKTGNEASNVKLSQARADYIKAALAKAGVGAQVLGAEGYGSKFATVDAKASDAERAADRKMSVRFSK; from the coding sequence ATGTCTTTAAATGTCATTGATTTAATTAAAGGACAATTAGGTCCCGCATTGGTTTCGCAGGCTGCATCTCAGTTTGGAGAAAGCGAATCGGGAATTTCTAAAGCAATTGGTGGATTATTACCTGCGGTAGTAGGTGGATTAGCCAATAACGCAGACAACCCTGGTGTGGTGGATGCTATTACGAAAGCCTCTTCCAGTGGTATTTTAGGTAACTTATTAGGTGGATCATCTAACAACCCTATTATCACCACTCTATTATCTTCACTTTTTGGAGATAAGATTGGCGGACTAGTGAATTCCATTGCCAGTTTTTCGGGAATCAGCAATAATTCTGCAGGTTCTTTGTTAAATCTGGTTACCGGGGCGACAGTAGGTACTGTCGGAAAATATGCAGCAGACAATAATTTGGGTGCTTCAGGTATTTCCGGCTTACTGAATGATCAGAAAGGCATTATTTCTTCTTTATTGCCGGCAGGTCTTTCTTTAGCTTCCTTTGGATTAGGAGCTGAAAATTGGTTTGGTCAGGCTAAGGAAACAGTTTCTTCTGTAACTTCTACGGCTAAAGATAACATCGCTGAAGGTGTTGCTACTGCTAGAGAAAATGTTAATGAGGGAGCCAGAGAAATAAGAGAACAATTTAATAATAACAACAATGATAATCAAGGCGGAGGCTCAATCTGGAAATGGTTGCTTCCGCTTTTATTATTAATTGCAGCTGGGTATTTCCTATGGAAGCAGTGTGAGAAAAAACAGACCACCACTACGATGGCTTCTTCCACAGATTCTACAGGAACATCTGCGGATACTGCTTCTGCCACTACACCGGCTACCACTGCAACACCAGCAGCTAAAACTGATGAAAACATTGACCTTAACGGGGTAATGTTGAAAGGTTACAAAGGAGGAATGGAAGACCAAATGATTGGATTCCTGAAATCTGGCGGATACAAAAATGCAGCTGATGATGCAGCATTGAAAGATAAGTGGTATGACTTCGACCACGTTAACTTCAAAATGGGAAGTTCTACAGAGTTAGAAGCAGGATCACAAGGACAATTGGACAATCTGGTAGCTATCCTTAAAGCTTTCCCTGAGTCAAAAATCAAAATTGGAGGTTATACTGACAAAACAGGAAACGAAGCATCCAATGTAAAACTATCTCAGGCAAGAGCCGACTATATCAAAGCTGCTTTAGCAAAAGCAGGAGTTGGAGCTCAGGTACTTGGAGCAGAAGGTTACGGAAGTAAATTTGCAACAGTAGATGCTAAAGCTTCTGATGCAGAAAGAGCTGCGGACAGAAAAATGTCTGTAAGATTTTCAAAATAA
- the proS gene encoding proline--tRNA ligase, whose amino-acid sequence MAKLTSRSEDYSKWYNELVVKADLAENSGVRGCMVIKPYGYAIWEKMRDEMDKKFKETGHVNAYFPLFVPKSLFEAEEKNAEGFAKECAVVTHYRLKTDPDNPSKLIVDPDAKLEEELIVRPTSEAIIWNTYKNWIQSYRDLPILINQWANVVRWEMRTRLFLRTAEFLWQEGHTAHATKDEAVEEAEKMNKVYADFAENFMAMPVVQGLKTPSERFAGADETYCIEALMQDGKALQAGTSHFLGQNFAKAFDVKFTNKEGKIEHAWATSWGTSTRLMGALIMTHSDDLGLVLPPTLAPIQVVIVPIFKGEEQLAQISEVALDIQAKLKAKGISVKFDNDTQNKPGWKFAEYELKGVPVRIAMGPRDLENKSVEIARRDNLTKEVRSIEGLDAYIEELLKTIQEDLFNKALNFRKDNITKVDTYEEFKKVLEEKGGFIYAHWDGTAEEEEQIKNETKATIRCIPLDDDVEEGVSMISGKPSNRRVLFAKAY is encoded by the coding sequence ATGGCAAAATTAACCTCAAGAAGCGAAGATTACAGCAAATGGTATAATGAGCTCGTTGTAAAAGCTGATTTAGCTGAAAACTCCGGAGTGCGTGGATGTATGGTAATCAAACCGTATGGCTATGCAATCTGGGAAAAAATGCGTGATGAAATGGATAAAAAGTTCAAGGAAACAGGTCACGTGAACGCATACTTCCCGCTTTTTGTGCCCAAGAGCTTATTTGAGGCTGAAGAAAAGAATGCAGAAGGTTTTGCAAAGGAATGTGCTGTAGTAACTCATTACAGATTAAAAACAGATCCGGACAACCCATCAAAACTTATTGTTGATCCGGATGCAAAACTGGAAGAAGAATTGATCGTTCGTCCTACTTCAGAAGCAATTATCTGGAATACCTACAAAAACTGGATCCAGTCTTACAGAGATTTACCAATACTAATCAACCAATGGGCTAATGTTGTACGTTGGGAAATGAGAACCCGTCTTTTCTTAAGAACTGCAGAATTCTTATGGCAAGAAGGGCACACCGCTCATGCAACGAAAGATGAAGCTGTGGAAGAAGCAGAAAAAATGAATAAAGTATATGCTGATTTTGCAGAAAACTTTATGGCAATGCCGGTTGTTCAAGGATTGAAAACACCTTCTGAAAGATTTGCAGGAGCAGACGAAACCTATTGTATTGAAGCATTGATGCAGGATGGAAAAGCACTTCAGGCCGGAACGTCTCACTTCCTGGGTCAGAATTTCGCCAAGGCATTTGACGTAAAATTCACCAACAAGGAAGGGAAAATTGAACATGCATGGGCAACATCATGGGGAACTTCAACCCGTCTTATGGGAGCTTTAATCATGACACACTCTGACGATTTAGGATTGGTATTGCCTCCAACGTTGGCACCAATTCAGGTTGTGATTGTTCCTATTTTTAAAGGAGAAGAGCAATTGGCACAGATTAGTGAGGTAGCTTTAGATATCCAGGCTAAATTAAAAGCTAAAGGTATTTCTGTAAAATTTGATAATGACACACAAAACAAACCAGGCTGGAAATTTGCAGAATATGAACTAAAAGGTGTTCCTGTAAGAATTGCAATGGGACCAAGAGATTTAGAAAACAAATCTGTGGAAATTGCAAGAAGAGACAACCTTACCAAGGAAGTTCGTTCTATCGAAGGATTGGATGCCTATATTGAAGAATTGTTAAAAACCATTCAGGAAGATCTTTTCAATAAAGCCCTGAACTTCAGAAAGGATAACATCACAAAGGTGGATACTTATGAGGAGTTCAAAAAGGTTTTAGAAGAAAAAGGAGGTTTCATCTACGCTCATTGGGATGGCACAGCTGAAGAAGAAGAGCAAATCAAGAACGAAACTAAGGCAACCATCAGATGTATTCCTTTGGATGATGATGTGGAAGAAGGAGTTTCTATGATTTCCGGAAAACCTTCTAACAGACGTGTATTATTCGCAAAAGCATATTAA
- a CDS encoding prolyl-tRNA synthetase, which yields MKRNIHKNLLGLLKSKGILAISGGLLLMSCGAQMGGYSETDGVYYDPNKDTLPEGVIINGSGNRVGEYYDYYQDSNVIQNAQANSREQQNKYSEWSGTNANWGSTATDSDWGMYAGSQTNYYDNSWGWGSPWGWYGGYSPYWGWNRGWGWGASMSWGWGGSFGWGWGGSIGWGSPYGYSPYWGGFYDPFWGGYYGNPYWGYGGGYWGGNYYNRPYRRSGANGNGFQNSGINNTVYRTNTASGFRNSNGDGFRNTNGFRNSNSGGFRNENSGGFRQQGNSNGFRNGNSGGFRNSDGGFRNSTPQARPNYNYQQPRQQYNNGGFRSNDSGGFRSGGGFNSGGGGGFRGGSSGGGGGMRSGGSGGFR from the coding sequence ATGAAAAGAAATATACATAAAAATTTGCTTGGTCTGCTAAAATCCAAAGGGATATTGGCAATATCAGGTGGATTATTGCTTATGTCTTGTGGTGCTCAGATGGGAGGGTATAGCGAGACAGATGGGGTATATTATGACCCTAATAAGGATACGCTGCCAGAAGGAGTTATCATTAATGGTAGCGGAAATAGAGTAGGCGAATATTATGACTACTATCAGGATTCCAATGTCATTCAAAATGCACAGGCGAATTCTAGAGAACAACAAAATAAATATAGCGAATGGAGTGGTACCAATGCAAATTGGGGTTCCACTGCTACTGATTCAGACTGGGGAATGTATGCAGGATCTCAAACCAATTACTATGATAATTCATGGGGTTGGGGATCACCTTGGGGCTGGTACGGAGGTTATAGCCCGTATTGGGGCTGGAACCGTGGCTGGGGCTGGGGTGCAAGCATGTCCTGGGGTTGGGGCGGATCATTCGGTTGGGGCTGGGGAGGCTCTATCGGATGGGGAAGTCCATATGGTTATTCTCCTTATTGGGGCGGATTCTATGATCCATTCTGGGGCGGATATTATGGTAACCCATACTGGGGATATGGAGGAGGCTACTGGGGTGGTAACTATTACAACAGACCTTACAGAAGAAGTGGTGCCAATGGAAATGGATTCCAGAATTCAGGCATAAACAATACTGTATATAGAACAAATACCGCTTCAGGTTTTAGAAATAGTAACGGAGACGGATTCAGAAATACAAATGGATTTAGAAATTCTAATTCCGGTGGATTTAGAAATGAAAACTCTGGTGGTTTCAGACAGCAAGGGAATTCTAACGGATTTAGAAACGGTAATTCCGGAGGGTTCAGAAACTCAGATGGAGGATTCCGTAATTCTACCCCTCAAGCAAGACCTAATTATAACTATCAACAACCGCGACAACAATATAACAATGGTGGTTTCAGATCAAATGATTCCGGAGGATTCAGATCAGGTGGTGGTTTCAATTCCGGTGGTGGAGGCGGCTTTAGAGGTGGATCCTCAGGCGGCGGAGGCGGTATGAGATCTGGTGGTAGCGGTGGCTTCAGATAA
- a CDS encoding OmpP1/FadL family transporter, producing MLKKSLVLMSISAAFFAQAQDISVIRNSVEIYSNSPNIGSSKFNAMAGSNGALGGDASSLLTNPAGLGVAISGDVSGTLSINSNKNTSSLAGSSTKYTINKTDLGNAGGVVAIPLMTQTGWKFINIGVNYSNQSIENYVESPGNGNVIIPKKLFDKDGNPVNGNLSYLGHNYDRYGNQSKMNIGVGANYENRFYLGAGLNFHYASIDQRETARFGLDLDNSVDSFVKQYTPNSERSNGFSANIGVIGKLSNQFRVGASIETPTWWTIDRVFSEYYTGSDGSIYYKDYGEDRTFTSPMKATLSAAFVPSKNFSLNVDYTLGLTKPKYKVQGEAESELNSFFSDTYKNLSEVRVGAEYRIKSFRLRGGYSYASSPFDAFTISAYSNAGAATNTNYSDLILGARNTIGAGIGYDFGQFYLDAAYQNISSNYKNPFLQSNPDRGTGYYSGNFDVSPTSSVVSEVKNVRSNFFITFGWKF from the coding sequence ATGTTAAAAAAATCTTTAGTATTAATGAGTATTTCTGCTGCATTTTTTGCACAGGCTCAGGACATATCAGTGATTAGAAACTCTGTTGAGATTTATTCAAATTCTCCTAATATAGGTTCTTCCAAGTTTAATGCAATGGCAGGATCAAACGGAGCATTAGGAGGAGATGCAAGTTCACTATTGACAAACCCGGCAGGTTTAGGAGTGGCAATTTCCGGGGATGTTTCTGGAACACTATCCATCAACAGTAATAAAAATACAAGTTCATTAGCGGGATCTTCCACAAAATATACAATTAATAAAACTGATCTTGGAAATGCAGGTGGGGTAGTAGCAATTCCGCTTATGACTCAAACGGGATGGAAGTTCATCAATATTGGTGTTAACTACTCCAATCAGTCTATTGAAAACTATGTGGAATCACCAGGAAACGGAAATGTAATCATTCCTAAAAAATTGTTTGATAAAGACGGAAATCCTGTTAACGGAAATTTATCGTATCTAGGACATAATTATGACCGCTACGGTAATCAGTCTAAAATGAACATTGGGGTGGGTGCCAATTATGAAAATCGCTTTTATCTAGGTGCAGGATTAAATTTCCACTATGCAAGCATTGATCAAAGGGAAACTGCCAGATTCGGATTGGATTTGGATAATTCCGTAGATAGCTTTGTTAAACAATATACTCCTAATTCAGAGCGTTCCAACGGTTTTTCTGCAAATATTGGGGTTATTGGAAAGTTAAGTAATCAGTTCCGGGTAGGTGCTTCCATAGAAACTCCTACATGGTGGACTATTGACAGAGTATTTAGTGAGTATTATACCGGGAGTGACGGATCAATTTATTATAAAGACTATGGAGAGGACAGAACATTCACATCTCCAATGAAAGCTACATTAAGTGCTGCTTTTGTTCCTAGTAAGAACTTCTCTTTAAACGTAGATTATACGTTAGGTTTAACTAAACCTAAATATAAAGTACAGGGTGAAGCAGAAAGTGAACTGAACTCTTTTTTCAGCGATACCTATAAAAATTTATCAGAAGTAAGAGTAGGGGCAGAATATAGAATTAAAAGCTTCAGACTAAGAGGTGGATATTCTTACGCTTCAAGTCCTTTTGATGCATTTACAATTAGTGCCTATTCTAATGCCGGAGCGGCAACAAATACTAATTATAGTGATTTAATCCTAGGAGCAAGAAATACAATAGGAGCAGGTATTGGATATGACTTTGGGCAGTTTTATCTAGATGCAGCCTATCAAAATATCAGTTCTAACTATAAAAACCCTTTTTTACAGAGCAATCCTGATCGGGGAACAGGATATTATTCTGGTAATTTTGATGTATCTCCAACTTCTTCTGTCGTATCAGAAGTTAAGAATGTCAGAAGTAACTTCTTCATTACATTTGGTTGGAAATTCTAA
- a CDS encoding ZIP family metal transporter gives MTVLLLILSVITGVFLGKHFGKKEKLAKNLLVLSAGFLITICLNEVFPQVYTSTESSNLGIFVIAGVLLQMILEALTKGFEHGHFHHHGEHNILPVALMVGLFIHAFIEGIPLANEEHELSPYLLGIVFHNLPISFILGAFLFNRKGESKSSSSYPSLLIVALFALASPMGMLLGNYFNPDLQPYFLAIVGGIFLHISSVIIFESNKNHNIDWIKIGLVVLGVSLALIMHLFHHH, from the coding sequence ATAACAGTACTTTTACTGATTTTAAGTGTAATTACAGGCGTATTTCTGGGAAAACATTTTGGTAAAAAAGAAAAACTGGCTAAAAATCTTCTGGTTTTAAGTGCTGGTTTCCTGATTACCATCTGTTTGAATGAAGTATTCCCTCAGGTATATACTTCCACAGAAAGCAGTAATCTTGGAATCTTCGTCATTGCAGGGGTTCTTTTACAAATGATCCTGGAGGCTCTGACCAAAGGTTTTGAGCATGGACACTTTCATCATCATGGTGAGCATAATATTCTTCCCGTAGCCTTAATGGTAGGGTTGTTCATCCATGCATTTATTGAGGGTATTCCTCTCGCCAATGAAGAACATGAGCTATCTCCTTATCTTTTAGGAATTGTATTCCATAATCTTCCTATTTCATTTATTCTGGGAGCATTTTTATTCAATAGAAAAGGAGAGTCAAAAAGTTCATCATCTTATCCCTCTCTCTTGATTGTTGCTCTTTTTGCATTAGCTTCACCAATGGGAATGTTACTAGGAAATTATTTCAACCCCGATCTTCAGCCTTATTTTCTGGCTATTGTAGGAGGAATCTTCCTTCACATCTCATCGGTCATTATTTTTGAAAGTAACAAAAATCATAATATTGACTGGATTAAAATAGGACTTGTTGTATTAGGAGTTTCTCTGGCTCTGATTATGCACCTTTTCCATCATCATTAA
- a CDS encoding class I SAM-dependent DNA methyltransferase, protein MEWFESWFDTPYYHLLYSNRDYTEAENFITKLTADLQLPPQSKIIDLACGKGRHSVFLNKLGYDVLGLDLSRQSIESDKQYENQTLIFDVHDMRNPIDADPMDAVFNLFTSFGYFDNENDDKKVFQSVYNALKPGGYFVLDYLNEEYVRNTIVPETTVTRGDIDFKILKKIEGRHVIKDIRFETDGKPFHFFEKVKLHTLEAIHAYASECGFERIKIWGDYQLNEFNKGNSPRCINLFKKK, encoded by the coding sequence ATGGAATGGTTTGAATCTTGGTTTGATACCCCTTATTATCATTTGCTTTATAGTAACAGAGACTATACTGAAGCAGAAAACTTCATTACAAAATTGACTGCGGACCTTCAGCTTCCGCCTCAATCCAAGATCATAGATCTGGCCTGTGGAAAGGGAAGACATTCTGTTTTTCTCAATAAACTGGGTTATGATGTACTGGGCTTGGACCTTTCAAGACAAAGCATTGAATCTGATAAACAATATGAAAATCAAACCTTGATTTTCGATGTTCACGATATGCGAAACCCTATTGATGCTGATCCTATGGATGCTGTTTTCAATTTATTTACAAGTTTTGGGTATTTTGATAATGAAAATGATGATAAAAAGGTTTTCCAGTCGGTTTATAACGCATTAAAACCGGGTGGTTATTTTGTTTTGGATTACCTGAATGAGGAATATGTCAGAAATACCATAGTTCCTGAAACTACAGTTACTCGTGGTGATATTGATTTTAAGATTCTCAAAAAAATTGAAGGCAGACATGTGATCAAAGATATTCGATTTGAAACAGATGGTAAGCCTTTTCATTTTTTTGAAAAAGTAAAGCTTCATACCTTAGAAGCAATTCATGCATACGCTTCAGAATGTGGTTTTGAAAGAATAAAAATCTGGGGAGATTATCAACTGAATGAATTTAATAAAGGAAATTCCCCGCGTTGTATCAATTTATTTAAGAAAAAATAA